The Gemmatimonadota bacterium DH-78 region AAACGAAACGGCGGAACGACACCTGCCGCTTAAGGCGGACGTGCTCGAGATCATGTTGGCGATCGCCGAGGAGCCGATGCACGGCTACGCGATCCTGAGCCACGTGCGCGAGCGAACCCAGGGGCGGGTGGCGCTCGAGACGGGCCCCCTCTACCGACGGCTCCGACGGCTGCTCGACGACGGGCTGGTGCAGGAAGTGGAGGCCCCCGACGACACGGGCGGTGGAGACGATCGGCGTCGCTACTACGCGCCATCCGAACTCGGGCGGCGTGTACTCGCGCTCGAGGCCGAGCGGTTGGAGACGGTGGTCCGACGCCAGCGGGCCCTCGGGCTGCTCGGCGGCTGACGATGCGGAGCGACGAGCGGCGGTCGCGGGCCGTTGCGGGCTATCGCCTTCTGCTCGCGACCCTCCCGGGCCGCTTCCGGCGCCGGTTCGGACTCGAGATGGTGGAGACCTTCGAGGCGGAGTGGCGGTTCGTTCGTCGTTCGCGTTCGGGGTGGGGGCGGGGGTGGTTCCTGATCCAGACCGCCCTGCAGACCCTCGGGCTGGGGCTCGAGGAGTGGGGTCGACTCGTGACGGGGGGTGGGGCGATGGAATGGCGGATCGCGGTTCGATCTCTGCGACGGGAGCCGGGCTTCGCAGCGACGGTGGTGCTGGCGCTCGCGCTCGGAATCGGGTTGGCCACCTCGGCCTTCTCCATCGTGCAGGGCACGGTGCTTCGCGGCCTCCCCTTCGAGGACTCCGATCAGCTGGTGCACTTCGAGCGCACCGACGGAGAGGCCTCGAGCCTGCCGGTGGTGCCCCACGACCTCGCCGACTGGCGACAGGCCCAAAGGAGCTTCACGGGGCTGGCGGCCTACACCGAGGCGGTGGTCACCCTCGCCGACGAGTCCGGTGGAGACGTCGGAGGAACGGGCGCGGAGCGGGTGGTGGGCGCCGCCATCGAACCCGAGGCGTTCGATCTGCTCGGAGTGGAGGCGGCCCTCGGCCGACGCCTCGACCGAACCGACGCCGAGGCGAGCGCGGCGGCGGTGGTGGTGGTGGGCGATGCGCTCTGGAAGCGGCGCTTCGGCGGGGCGCCCGACGTGGTCGGCCGCTCGGTGACGCTGAATGGGCGTGCACATGTGGTCGTGGGCGTCATGCCGCCCGGTTTCGCCTTCCCGCTGAGTGAAGAGCTGTGGGTCCCGTTGCGCGTCGATCTCGGGGCGGTGACGCGGGGTCAGGGGCGACTGGACGTGTTCGGACGTCTCGCTCCGGGCGTCGGACTCGAGGAGGCTCGAGCCGATTTCGACCGGATCTCGGCCGCCCTGGCGGCTGCCCATCCCGGCACGAATGCGGGGATCCGGGCGGTTCTCCGCCGCTATACCGACGAGTACGTCGACGAGGAGTTCGGACAGATGGTGCGGGCGCTGCTCGTCGCCGCCGCCTTCGTCCTGCTTCTCGCGACGCTCAACGTGGCCAGCCTCATGGTGGCGCGCGGTAGCCGGCGCGCGCGCGAAGTGGCGATCCGGGTGTCATTGGGTGCGGGGCGGGGTCGCGTGGTCCGACAGCTCCTCACGGAGGGACTGCTCCTGGGCGGGTTGGCCGCACTCGTCGGATGCCTGTTCGCCTCGGTGGGAGTGGCGTGGTTCGCGGGACGGGGGAGCG contains the following coding sequences:
- a CDS encoding helix-turn-helix transcriptional regulator — its product is MANETAERHLPLKADVLEIMLAIAEEPMHGYAILSHVRERTQGRVALETGPLYRRLRRLLDDGLVQEVEAPDDTGGGDDRRRYYAPSELGRRVLALEAERLETVVRRQRALGLLGG